A genomic stretch from bacterium includes:
- a CDS encoding sigma-70 family RNA polymerase sigma factor produces FSTYATWWIRQAITRAIADQARTIRIPVHMIETINKLTRTSRSLVQELGREPTAAEIGERMDLSASKVRKIMKIAQEPISLETPIGEEEDSHLGDFIEDGAAISPVESVISNNLTDQTAGVLQSLTPREELVLRMRFGVGEGTEHTLEEVGKSFNVTRERIRQIESKALRKLRHPSRSAQLKPFLDNSA; encoded by the coding sequence ATTCTCGACCTATGCCACCTGGTGGATCCGCCAGGCCATAACCCGGGCGATCGCCGATCAGGCGCGAACCATTCGTATCCCGGTTCACATGATCGAGACCATCAACAAGCTAACGCGCACCAGCCGATCGTTGGTCCAGGAGCTGGGCAGAGAGCCGACCGCCGCGGAGATCGGCGAGCGCATGGACCTGTCGGCTTCCAAGGTCCGCAAGATCATGAAGATCGCTCAGGAGCCGATCTCTCTCGAGACCCCGATCGGAGAGGAGGAGGATTCACACCTCGGTGACTTCATTGAGGACGGCGCGGCGATATCTCCGGTGGAGTCGGTTATCTCCAACAACCTGACCGACCAGACCGCGGGGGTGCTGCAGAGTTTGACGCCGCGCGAGGAACTGGTGTTGCGGATGCGATTCGGTGTCGGCGAGGGCACCGAGCACACACTCGAGGAAGTGGGAAAGTCGTTTAACGTGACCCGCGAGCGGATCCGGCAGATCGAGTCGAAGGCGCTCAGGAAGCTCCGGCATCCGAGCCGGTCGGCTCAGCTCAAACCGTTCTTGGACAATTCGGCTTAG
- a CDS encoding enoyl-CoA hydratase/isomerase family protein yields MLEILDHDSVRELRLNRPPANALSPELMDSIRFAVESAEPDGAEALVLSGRPGMFSAGLDVPYLLTLDRDGISDAWRRFLRLLGSLATCPVPIAGALTGHSPAGGAVLSLFFDYRVMAEGPFKIGFNEVQVGIVLPVIFQRAIAGLVGRRHAARIGMAGLMIDAAEAHSINLVDELLPVEEVVPRAIEWCGSILALPRKAMLGTRANARRQLIDDFREVPESALEALVKRWFSDETQRALRGMVARLAAGKAAG; encoded by the coding sequence CTGCTCGAAATCCTCGACCACGACTCGGTTCGCGAGTTGCGATTGAACCGCCCGCCGGCGAATGCGCTCTCACCCGAGCTCATGGACAGTATTCGCTTCGCGGTCGAAAGCGCCGAGCCCGACGGAGCCGAAGCCCTGGTGCTCTCGGGCCGCCCGGGGATGTTCTCGGCCGGCCTCGACGTTCCGTATCTGCTCACCCTCGATCGCGACGGCATCAGCGACGCTTGGCGGCGGTTCTTGAGGCTGCTCGGAAGTCTGGCGACCTGCCCGGTGCCGATCGCCGGAGCTCTCACCGGCCACAGCCCGGCCGGCGGCGCGGTGCTCTCTCTGTTCTTCGACTATCGGGTGATGGCCGAGGGTCCGTTCAAGATCGGGTTCAACGAAGTCCAGGTCGGGATCGTGCTGCCGGTGATCTTCCAGAGAGCGATCGCTGGCTTGGTCGGCCGGCGCCATGCGGCCCGGATCGGGATGGCGGGCCTCATGATCGACGCCGCCGAAGCGCATTCGATCAATCTGGTCGACGAGTTGCTTCCGGTGGAAGAGGTCGTGCCCCGGGCGATCGAGTGGTGCGGATCGATCCTGGCACTGCCTAGGAAAGCCATGTTGGGGACCCGAGCCAATGCCCGCAGGCAGCTCATCGACGACTTCCGGGAGGTGCCTGAGAGCGCTCTCGAGGCCCTGGTCAAGCGCTGGTTCAGCGACGAGACCCAGAGAGCTCTTCGCGGCATGGTGGCCCGCCTGGCGGCCGGCAAGGCCGCGGGCTAG